A single genomic interval of Zingiber officinale cultivar Zhangliang chromosome 4A, Zo_v1.1, whole genome shotgun sequence harbors:
- the LOC121973729 gene encoding bidirectional sugar transporter SWEET12-like, with amino-acid sequence MANIPHLSSANPSINSTRDLRLHAPSKLQPSATFSFLPTSLQTDRERELEKMLVITIAHPLRTLVGLLGNLLSAMVVLAPVPTFYRICKKKSTESFDSVPYVVGLFSATMWVYYGLLTADVLLLTINIGVCVVEVIYLAIFIVYAAPKSRAYTTKLILSINLGIFGCLVLVSNLFIKPSKRAQITGGICASFAVAVFVAPLNIIRLVIKTKSVEFMPFTLSFFLTLSAVAWFSYGLLLRDLFVAVPNVFGFTLGVTQIIIYLVYMNYHKEGAAPADLELPVKDTENGDQV; translated from the exons ATGGCAAATATCCCTCACCTCTCCTCTGCTAATCCCTCTATAAATAGCACTCGAGACTTGAGACTCCATGCACCGAGCAAGCTCCAACCATCTGCTACTTTCTCCTTTCTTCCAACCTCCCTCCAAACAGACAGAGAGAGAGAGCTAGAGAAGATGCTGGTTATTACTATTGCACACCCTCTGCGTACGCTGGTCGGCCTCTTAG GCAATCTTCTGTCGGCCATGGTGGTGCTGGCTCCGGTTCCGACGTTTTACAGGATCTGCAAGAAGAAGTCGACCGAGTCATTCGACTCGGTGCCGTACGTGGTGGGGCTGTTCAGCGCAACCATGTGGGTGTACTACGGCCTCCTCACCGCCGACGTTCTCCTGCTCACCATCAACATTGGCGTCTGCGTAGTCGAAGTTATTTACCTCGCCATTTTCATTGTTTACGCTGCGCCAAAATCTCGG GCATATACGACGAAGTTGATACTGTCGATCAACTTGGGAATATTCGGTTGTCTAGTTCTCGTCAGCAACTTATTTATCAAGCCAAGTAAACGAGCTCAGATTACAGGAGGGATCTGTGCTTCTTTCGCCGTCGCCGTCTTTGTAGCTCCTCTCAATATCATA AGGCTGGTGATAAAAACTAAAAGCGTGGAGTTCATGCCATTTACACTATCCTTCTTCCTCACGCTGTCCGCGGTCGCATGGTTCAGCTATGGCCTTCTTCTCCGAGACCTATTCGTAGCG GTACCAAATGTTTTTGGATTCACTTTGGGAGTCACTCAGATTATCATATACTTGGTCTACATGAACTATCACAAGGAGGGTGCGGCGCCTGCCGACTTGGAGCTCCCTGTGAAGGATACCGAAAATGGAGACCAAGTGTAG